DNA sequence from the Odontesthes bonariensis isolate fOdoBon6 chromosome 18, fOdoBon6.hap1, whole genome shotgun sequence genome:
CCCTGGTTCATGATGGGGTAAGGTgcctttcctttctttgtttgcttgtATTGTTTGTCAATAAAGATGTTGACAAAaccattttttccccccctcaGGACACTGTATCAGTACACCGACCAGGTTTCTATGCAGACAGGTTTCAGAAGTTCATGTGCACCACCGTCTTCAAGAAGATGCCGTGTAAGTGGACTTTACGCCCATCTAAGGATAAATACATCATGTCAGTTCCACAGTTTAGATTCTTAACTTTTCTGTCTTGCACATAGTTAAGACCTCCCCATCTAAGAAGCGCCGTGCTAACGGACCCATGAAGAAAGCAGCTGGCATGGGCCCGTCTTTGTCAACCCAAAGCAGCATCAACAACCACCCGCCTTCACTCCAGCAGCAAACCAGCTCAGACACCAgggaggacacagaggacaacGGTAAGAATGCAGCAGGTTCAACTGTAGGGTAGCCAGAAGAAGTGCTGCCTTTCGCAACACAGTGTTTAAAGTTTATCCTCCCCTCCCATCCAGTCATGCAGTCAGGTCGACCTGACCTCCTCCCACAGACCTTACCACCCAGCGATGCTGGTATCAACACTCCAGAGACCTCCATTTCCTCCTCCTTGGGAAACTCCGAATTAGCTCCCTCAAGTGAACCTCTGCCTCACTCTCAGGATACCTCGTCAGTGGGAGCGGGTGGAAGCAACACATCCAAGGACCAAGAGAACAGCACCCCCTTGAGGTAAAAGGGAAAAAGACACATGAAGAGTTGTCGTCCACATTAAGTGGATATAAAAGTAATTTAGAGGTGCCATACCTCATAGATGCTAGTTTCATGACAATACTGATGTTCTTATGATAAAAAGTATTAATAAGTGACATAATGCCCAATTAGAGATCAGTTAGAAATGTATGTTTGCGGCAGTGGTGGATCTTTGTGCTTTGGAAATGAAACTGCACCCAGTTTCTGAGCTAAACACAAAAATGCCTCTAAACCAGAAGCTCCTGAAAGTCGGCTTCTGTGAAGGATGTACAGCATCTTGGTCACCTACAGGGAAACTCAAATGTTTTATATGCTCACGcctctttctttgttttcagaGCTCAGTTCCAACTCGGCGAAACTATTGATTCAGAGGATACAATCTCACTTAGTGATAGCATTCCTAATACAAGCAAGTGCTCTGTAAGTAGATTGCAAGTTCTTCTGTGACCATTCTTACTTCTTATCATTTAGTAGTTTTATAACCTGGTCCTTTTGGTTTGCAGGTGTAGATGTGGAAAATCAAACTAGACTCGAATGAATCAGAAAAGAATTTTGGAGGAaatggctgaaatgtttcaaccCCCTTGATTTGATTTAAGGTACCAGAACTAATAAAGCCATATAGTATGACATTGATACCAAGTGGGATTTTAAACGTTTGTTGTTCTTGTTTTCTACACTCCGATTTCTACATCTCAACACAGTTTATAAGAGAGTTGTTGTGTTCTGACACTAGTAGTTGTGGGTATGTTAATGTGGGTGGTAAACACTATCATTCATTCTATTGGAGTGCCTGTATTCATGACCAATTATTGTTCTTGGCCCTGATTTGCTTAGTTAAGCCAGCATTCATTACAGAGTGTAACATCAGGATTTTTGCCTTGTTTGTGAACAAAAATTCCTTATTCATGccttgtttttttcaaattcattgtctttttttttttttaatgaattcctCTTTTGTGTTTACCACATTACTGTAGCATATGCTCATGAAAACGTTGCTCAGTGTGTCTCTTTCCTACCAAGATACTGCATATAAAAGATGGACGTAACTACAGCGAAGTGGCTGTTTTGCAACTGTATTTTCTTGAATCAGAATTTACCATTTTTGGACGAAAGTGTGAAGCTTGAGAGGGATGCTTGAAACTTGATTTGACAAAAAATTTTGTCTTCGATCCCTAATATATGTTTATTTATGAGCAATCACCACACAGATTTTGATTGAATGTAACTAATGAGGCCATATTGACTTGTAGGAAAATTTTATTGGCTTTGCATTTCAGGAgagaaatagatttttttaaatgagatgTGTAGCATCTGCCAACTAGTGGCCATCGGTGGTGTTGCAATATAAGGCATTTCCACTTGGGCCTCACTTCTGACACCAGCCTGTCTCTGTCTTTTACATACGGTCTTTGAAGCCACCACTCAGAGGTTTCTGCTCTGTGTTTAATTTGGACGCTTTAACACAAAAACTTTCTCTCGGGAATGCACCTTTATTAGAAAcgctatttttttttgtacggAATTACTTGGGCTTACTGTAAATGCCCATGATGCTGGAAAAAGTTGTGACCCACAGCTTGCAGTTTAATTCAACTAAGTCTTCTAATGGACATGTACTACTATAGAGACTGTGAATCCTAAATTACCACCTTTAATGTTCAGGTTCGAGCGAAATTTTAAAAGGTGGTTGGTTTTTAATATATTTGCAGACGTCGAATACATGTGATCAAATGTGACTGATGTGGGTCGACTAATGACCACAACAAACTGACTGGTGGCCTGTCTCATGAAGCAAGACTGCTGAGTTAGTCAGCAAAATTTGGACTGAATCTTGTCTTTCAAGGTTGAGTTCAAACTGAGATGTTTTTGTGGCAATTAACGCTACTGACCGAGCTTGCAAAGAGCGTCGAGGCTTCTTACTAATCATGTCACGGGGACTCAATGAACATGTAATGACGTTATTGCAAACTGGCCCgatcattttgtttttctctgctaTGGATCGAATGTGGTCGGctcggtttgtttgtttttttgtctactTATTAGCTGGTCAATTTTGACCCATTTTCACCCAAAGCAAAGGTATGGGTTTGCAGATGGCTCTTGTTCATGCTATTGGAAATAGCAATTATAGTAGCAAATGTTTGCAGCTTGGTCGGTACATCTTGCGTGACCTTGTATGGCGCCTTTTCCAACTAAAATATACTATTACAGAACAATTGCCCTGATTTCTTACTATAAAGATATGACCCTACCTCTCTGGATTAGGGTGTCACTGTCTGATTCAGAGGTCCTGCAGTAAATTCTGCCCTCATGAAGGTTATGAAATTTTATATTTGAAGTGTCAGAGAGATTTTGATTCAACTTCTTGATGACTTTGGAGGCAGTTTGTACTCTGGTACGATACTATAGTGacgtatttttattattttgtccACACTGTTTATATCAGTACGGCCAGGTTAAATAGGAGAGCTGCAGCTGAGTGTACACAGCACGGATGCTCAAATGCGAGTCATTAACACCTGAAACCAGGCCGGTTGCACATGTAGCAGTTCCAGACGTGCCGACTTGTCGGTAGATACTTCATCAGTGTAGACACAAGTGTTCCCTGATAGCCTGTCTGTGTTAGAGTTCCTTGTTTGGTTTATGTGTGCCTTAAACATTTGCTACATTACACTTAATCacgcaaaaaaaaagagcatgatCGAAGAGCAACATGTTGCAGCATAGAATAAAACGACTTGCTTGAGCTTTACTGTCTTCACTGTGCTCTAACTTCCAGTTAATAAGAACAAGGCTTGTATGCGTgggaacaaaagaaaataaccaTTGAAGTGCTGCATTTTCTTTCAGTAATTTACACTTTACCAGTCTTTTCATGTGTTTGCTGCTGTGTAGCTATGTGGAATAGCCATTTATAGCATGACATAGTCTCAGCCTGATTTGTGTTGCCTTCAGCATTTAGATATTATCCTTATTAGTCTGTTGTGCTTATTGAAATCTTCGTTTGAGTGCAATGCAGCAACTTCTGCAAGGATGTTGATCTTGCACACGAGTGCTTTGTAATTGTTGTGAACAAACTCTCGCTGCTTGAATAAGTTGTGTTATCTTTGCGtgacaaggttttttttttttttttccagagatAAAGGTAGATATAAAATGAGATTCACAAAACGGGCCCCGGCTGTCTTACATTAGCTATTTCTCATAAGGAAAACATGGTGATGGCTGCCTGCTGCGTGaaagtgaacaaaacaaaacaaaacggtgcATCAAACTGTCGGAACTGTGCTTCAGTTCAAACCGGTTTCCAGATGTGTGTTCAGTGTTTTTAACCTGATGTCACGGTTGGACCACATTTGCTTTGTCAAGTGTCACAGTtgtttgaaaaaggaaaaaaaatgcagaaatatgTTGGATTTGGATTTTCAGTCTGACAGCACTGGACTGTGCAGTGAAATCCTTTTGTTTACACCACATATGTTTGTCAAAATGAGTAAAGCTGTGCAATATATAAAGGTTTGTTGACCAACGTCCAACCAAGATGCATTTTTTGCGATCTTCCACATCACCTGTTAATGGTATGTAAGCAGTAGCACACGCAGCCCATGAACCAATCCTGTAAATATAGTGATATTTATTGTGATATTTATtgctttgtttagttttttctctttttttcccccaaaatgtTTGTTCACGTTGACGAGGGGCTGAAACTGTGCCTTTCCCTACACAGCACAACAAACTTGCATCCAAGGCATTCAGCTGTTTAATTAAaacctttgttttgttgttgctgcattattttgattattttaacaACTGTTAAATGATCTGGTGTTTTCTTTATGCATTTCTCTTCTCCTGCCTTTGGAATTGTGCATTACAGAAAAATGCATATGTCTTTGTACAAGGATCACATCAATGCCTTTTCACAGAATCTGAATTTATTATGTCGCCATCTCGCTCTGTTTGGGGCTGTCATGTTTTGTACACTTGTACCTGAAGtcattgaataaaaaaaaatacaagctGATTGTGTTTCATTACATACTGCATTACAGACAATCTCAGCTGTCGACAAAGAATTTGTCGAATATCAGGTGCATTCATTTTTCTTAATGAGATAGAAACTGGTGAcacatttaaaggaaaaaaaactacgTAAGTGCAAGGCAAATTTGTTCACATAGATAAATTCAACAAGATGTTTAAAAAGGCTTTACAAGACAACATAAAATACATTAAATCAAAATTAATCATCAACATCATTCTGTACATATAATGAATAATTGATTAAATTTGATGGTAAACAGGAAAATCTTTTATTTGATATAAAAGGAGCTGGAACAGTGGCAGAACTGCAACTATttaggactttttttttctccacatatATGACGCATACAAACGGAGAGCAGCTTCTTCTTGTTTAGTTCTAACTCAGAGGCCAAAAACTTAACCTATTCCAGATGGCCTAAAGGGCCCAGAAGGTTAATAACGAGCCAGATGACCTGCAATATATTTTGGCCCAAGCCATTTAAAACTATATAAACCAACAGCAATATTTTATCTCAGATCTGGCTTGATAATTTGTCGTGTCAACACAGGGCATCATGTTCCAACATAACAGCTTTGTTGCCCCTTTCCATTAATTTAACAAGTTAGTTTAACACCGTCTGTTGTGTGGAACACTTTTTCCTCTGAATATATTTCCTCATTTGGTATATTGATAATGGTGGTAGAGGATGCTGTTAAAACACATTGGACCAGAATCTTCTATGGGTGTCAAAACTGGGTGGAGATCTGGTGATTCCCAAGGCCATAGCATGTGACAGCCATATTCTCATATTAATCCAACCAATCAGCGAATCTTTGGGTCACGCTATTGATGGGATTTTTGTCATCCTCATAGAGAACCCTTCCATCAAGATAGAAATATCATAGGATAAAGAAGGTCAGTCAGGATGACTTTGTATTAATTTGCAGTGATTCTTCCCATtaaacagaaaagtggactcAAATTGCTTGAAAAATACCTCTTACATTATAACAGAGCCACCAGATCCTCTACTTGAAGGTGTCTAGAGTTCCAATATTTCACAGTATTGGAGATTTATAACCTAGGATTAAGTTGCTTGATTTTGCAAAGACACCCATGTGTTGGAATATTTTCTGCATGGATAAATAGTTTAGTCAGggaaattatatatataaaaaataaatagtaaaaTAATCTTACAatcctttttattttaacaatattattttCCTCGTACTCAGACAATATCATCATAATAACTGGGGAGAGTCATTGACGCTGTAAACCAAGGCtgtaaaagaataataataagtaTAATTAAAGAAAATTTTATAAGTTGAAAGTTTAAAGCTCGTTAGTGCGCCTTGACTTTAGATTTACTGTTCACCGCATCAGCAAATCGAAGGTGACAATGACTGACCAATGAGATTACGCCTTGTTCAGACGTTGTCCAATAGTATGCTATTTTGTAAGACTACGACAGAGAGCAACAAGAAGTTACCAAAATGGGGCTGGAAAGTACTATGGTCTGGTAAGAACTCTAAAGATATGTTTTTTAAAGTAATTGTTCAACTAATGGCGGTTCATTTGTGGACGTAGTAACTAAACACTCGATAAGGTCGTCGATCGATCTCAATAATAAGCTAATGTACCGGCCAACTTGACGGATATCTTCGTTAACGGTTAGCCGGCTAACGAAGTGTCGACCGGCTGAGTCATTGTAGCTACAGTTAGCTTTAACTAAATGTGGTCTCGGTGTTATATTTATGTAGCTCTAATGTATATGACATCATTTTGAAATGCTACAACTTAcatttttgtggtttttttaATATACATTTTGAACTGAAAACACTAACGGAGCCATTGTTTAGACGAGCTACTCCTTTGATGTCACCACTTGCTAACGCTAGCGAGCCGTGCTAGTTAGTTTGTTCTGTTCGAGTTGTTAAAATCTTGTTATCACCTACCTGGTTGAGGGAGAAATTAGCCCCAGGGAGCTGACTGAAGTTGACCTAAGGTGTATTACTAAAGCAAACACTCCGCCAGGCCTTATAATGTTGTTATGGAAATAAACCAACAATAACTAGATGTTTACCAGACTGGTGTCTGAAAGCCCCGTTAAACTGATATCTCCCCTTTAGTGTGGACAACAGCGAATACATGAGAAATGGAGACTTTTTACCAACAAGGCTACAGGCTCAACAGGATGCTGTCAACATCGTTTGCCACTCAAAAACACGCAGCAACCCAGAGAACAACGTGGGCCTCATCACCATGGCAAAGTAACCATTTCTCTCTTTATTGAACAATCATTGTCAGTCATTTTGATAAAGTTGTACAGTTCCTTTGCACTGGCGTTTTTGTCTCACATGGTTGTGGATGATGGATTACAGTCTGCGTTTGTGCTTGTGTTTTTATGTAGTAACTGTGAGGTCCTCACCACACTGACACCAGACACTGGACGCATCTTGTCCAAACTTCATGCTGTCCAGCCCACAGGAAAGATGTGCTTCTGCACAGGCATACGAGTGGCTCATGTGCGTAATCTGCTGTTTCGAACGTAAAAGAGTCTTCTTTGCAGTTATTGTGTAATGTACTTGTAAGGTAACAAATGTTTTCTTATTTAAACTTGAACTGAAGTTGAACTACAACTTTGCTTTCTTTGTAAACTGCCTTGAGGTGACCTCtgttgtgaaatttctccataCAGATGAAACGGAAATTAATTTAAACTGAATTTTGTCACAGCACAGAAAGAGTATCAGCCATACAAGTAGCTTGAATTTGAATGACTTAAAAGAATCAGCAACTATATAAAAGTCGAcctgaaaaataaaatcttCCAGAAAGATGAGggtgcattctgtttttaaggACTTCACTACTGAAAAGTGTTTGACATCTCCTGCATCTGCCCGTTTAAATGGTACTAACTGGGCAAACTTACTTTTGAGTTTGTTGTAGCTGGATCAAGCTGTTAATGCAAACTGTAGATATAAATACTTTTGTGTCATTGCAGCTGTGATTGTCTTAGTttgataaacaaaacacaaaaggcAGCAGATACTAATTGGAGGACATTAGTCTCAGATGAAGGTTTGTTAAACTGTCTGGTGTTACGTTGTCACTGCAGTGGAGGGTGTTATGAACAGACAAACTGTTCATAACACCTATTCTCTGAGTAGATGCATGTCATTTTATCAACCAACAAACAGGCTTGTTGGCTTTGAAAAAACTTTAATAATTCAACAAATTGCATTTGGGAGATACAAGCAGGAAGGTCTAAAATTATATTGCAATGCTTTGGGAATCTCAAGTATTACTCCAGTGGGATATGGAAATATGATTTTTAACTCATCCAAATGTGAGAAACTGTTTATTTACAAGAAGTTCACTAGTATTtcattcttttctcttcttttaacaCGTATGCGTTAAGAAGCAAATCTCTCATCTGTAAATTGGGggttttgctttttgtttctttttccatgTGTAGCTTGCCCTAAAGCACAGGCAAGGAAAAAACCACAAGATCAGGATCATTGCTTTTGTTGGAAGTCCTGTGGAGGATAGTGAAAAAGATGTGAGTTGGAAGTCTTCCATCACCTTTCACGCCGATGCTTTACAAAGACATATCATTTTTCTATATCTGTGTATTCTCTCTGTCCCTTACTGTTTCTCTCCCAACTTGCTGATCATGTAGCTTGTCAAGATGGCAAAGCGcttgaaaaaagagaaagtgaATGTGGATATCATCAACTTTGGAGAAGAGGTGAGGAATTATTGGTTTATCCTTAATTTTCACTTCTACAATCTATGGGATCAAAATTgtaatttacttttttattagtttaaatGTTCTTTCTTTCAATATCTGATGCttctatttacaattttgtgtgTCTGACTATTCATTCAGGAGGTTAACACAGAAAAGCTGACTGCTTTTATCAACACTCTAAATGGGAAGGAGGGAACAGGCTCCCACCTGGTTACAGTTCCCCCTGGGCCCAGCCTGGCTGATGCGCTGCTGTCCTCTCCCATTCTGGCCGGTGAGGGAGGATCTATGATGGGTCTTGGTGCCAGCGACTTTGAGTTTGGTGTGGACCCCAGTGCTGATCCAGAGCTGGCTCTGGTAAGCACTGAATAGATGTGTGTTGTGAGTGCTGGGTAACTTCAGTTATGTATATAATGCTGATCCTGCACATGACAATATTGGAAAATGTGGTTATGGTCATCATTGAAACAGGCAAACAGTGCAAAAACAACAGCTTTTCTTCCTGTACTTTTCAAATCATCAAATACATTTGTTTACATGAAATTCAATTATTACCTCTCATTGTGCTGCCTCTATGCCTTCGCTGTAGGCCCTGCGTGTTTCAATGGAGGAGCAGCGacagaggcaggaggaggaggcccGCAGAGCTGCTGTGGCTTCTGCAGCCGAGGCAGGAGTGCCCACGCCCAGCGCAGACGGTAACAGGAGGGTTGGCAAAAAGTTGCTGACAACTCGGATAAAGGCTTGTTTGCATTTGACTAGAATCATTTTTCTTGTCTCAGAATCGGAGGAGGCCTTGTTGAAGATGTCTGTATCTCAGCCTGAGAGCGGTGCAGCCGTGCTTCCTGATTTCAGCAGCATGACGGAGGAGGAGCAGATAGCCTACGCCATGCAGATGTCTCTTGCTGGAGGAGGTGAGTTTCAGTTATTATAACTATAAATGTTACTGTTATTCACAGTCACACTTCTGTGTTCTggctcgtcagctaaataagtGTCCTTATTTTTACAGAGTATGGGGAAATGGACACTGGAGCCCCTATGGACACTGCAGAATCAGCCAAGGTGAGTCATCATAACGTGTAAATTCAAacgtttgttttttcttttaagtataGGACATAAAGTCGAGGTGATATTGTGAGGTATAATTTCTGTATCAACAGCATTATCTGACTTCCACTCTAATACAAAGGCCGATTAAATAATCAGtatatataaacatttttataaggaaaatgtctttttcaaataaaatgtaAGGAGAGAGACCTTTCAGCCAGTATATTTCCATGCCCCACAAGGCATTTTAATTGAACTACTGTCCTTGTCCCACTATACCAGTATAGGAGCAGAATTGACTTATTGAACAAAGTATTTCCCACTCAGTCACAATACGTGGCTTTTTGCTCCCTTTCAGCTTGTTACTAGTAAGCTTTTTCTGTAGCTAGGGCAAATTATTATGTCAAGCCGTGGATTGGACGGCTTTAAAGCTCTGTACGTTTCACGCGTGCTGCACACTTTCCTCGTTTATTTTCTTCCTGCTATCACTCGTGGTTATTCCGTTATCAGCTTCTACTGTTCAGGGTCAAAGACCAGGATGGGAGCTGTAGACAAAACAAGTAGGCCAGTTTATGTCCGATTGCATGTTTATACACACGAGTAATTTGACTTGCAACCACATTATCTGAGTCTGTTTGAAATTTATTGGGATTTTAGTTGGACaaaaatgtttacatttaaaGTACTTTAAAAGTCTGGTTTCAGACTGAGGTTTTACGtgttttgggattttttttttttttcatcctccTTCCCaaaaaaatcaagtttttaaccttttatgGTGTCCATAAAATGTCTTTCTGTGTTGAGACATCTCATGTGCAAAATCAGCCATCAGTGCTATGGATGAGGATTTATTTTTGTCCATAGAGCAACACAAATGATTGTTTTAGGCAGGTGAGATCAGATCCATGTGCTACATAGACTATTAGAGGAACCGGTCCAAACCAAGCCAGACTACTGCTAGCTTCAGCAGTGAGCTCTCGGGCTAGCCCAGCACTCCTGGAGCTAGGGGCTTCTGCGCTGTATGAACTTCTGGTCTGCTCGCCGAGTACTGCGGCTTCTCGCTCGGCCGTGCTTTTGCTGTGTGCTGCCCATCCTGGGAACTGGAATACCATGGTAGCATCTAGTCAGCTAGCAGCTTTGAGTTAACCTTGGTTATGTAGGCGAGGCCAGGTTAGCATATTCATAGATATCTGTTCACTGAACAAGGAGGAAGAGCCATATCCCAAGCAGTTTTAAAGCcgtgatagttttttttttctgccaaaaacatttaaattaacTATTTGGAGGTGCACGGGTGATTGTTTAGAGGATTTATCATTTCTAAAGAGGGACTTTAAGTATGAATTAAGTTTCATACCTGCAGCAGCCGCTAAACCCCATTTGTGTATAGAACCATTCACGATACCAAACCAATGACCACAGCCTTGACCAATAGTATTCTGAATTTAGGTAACAGATTCCATAAATGTtctgtggtggaaaaaaaaataaggaaacCATGAACAGAAAAATTACAACAGGGGGAAAATGCTTTGTCAAACAGGATTTGCTGTAAGTCAACAGAGTGACTCATAGGATGAGCAAGACGGTGATATTATGACAAAAAGGTGTTGATGTATGCAATACTCCATCCTAACTGATTGCATCTGGTGTTGGTCTTACAAAGGAGGAGGATGATTATGATGTCATGCAAGACCCAGAGTTCCTTCAGAGTGTCCTGGAGAACCTGCCTGGTGTGGATCCAAACAACGAGGCCATCCGCAACGCCATGGGCTCCCTGGCTTCCCAGACAGGAAACAAGCCAGATGGCAAAAAggatgaagagaagaagaaatgagggggaaaaactgtcGAAAAATGAACAATTGCAGCCTTATGCAGGATTTCTTTAATATAAGATTGCTGATGCACCGCCATGCATGACAGCGCTTTGACATTTAATACCATCCTTTTTCAATACACTCAAAGACAGCAACCTAGGGGGGTTAGAGTATTGAATGACAACTTAGTGTCTAATTTGACTGTTAAGAATTTCCCAGAAATAAAAAGTGATAAAGTTAGAACTGGGGTCTGTTCTCAGACAGCCTTGTACACTCTTCACCATACAATTTTATCTACATGGTATTATTAATTGACCAAACAGAAAAATCTGTGATGACAAGCTTTCAAACTAAACAGTTAGCCAAACACCtgtcaagtctttgtgtttttgcaataaaagcCATCTATAAATGCGTGGCCTTTTGTGGTGTTTTGCTTCCAGAGCTTCATTGCTGCAAATGTTGATGTTAAGAAGACAAAAAGCTGAAATGAGAGCAAACCATCAGTTTAATGAAGATAACACTGTCTTAGCTTCAAGCAGCTCTCCTTACTAGATGTTTGAAATTAGTTTGTTCTTGGCACCCCCAGTTAAAATGAACATACGTGTCGTTTGCAGCATCCTCCATGCATTTTTCCAGCGCGATCTCAGCCTGATAGGATGTCCCGGGTCACGTGACGGGAAGCGCAGCATTTTCAGCTGAAAACGAGCTAGGATAGTCGGGAATCGCATATCCAGGTAAACAATCAAAATACATGAAATATTAAAGGAAAGTCCCCTCCCCAGTCACGCTTTTCTGTGACATCGTCGACCCTACGATCACCGGGTTTAGTCTTCTGTCAACCCACACCTCAGCAAACCGCTCCGGTTGCTTTTTAATCGCGAACGCTAGCTAGTTAGCTAAATGACCCCTCTCTGTCTTGGCTGGAGCGCAGCGGCCAGCTAGCCAGCAGCCTTCAGACGGAGCTGAATATCGCTAGCAAAAAATAACGGAGGTCGCTGCTACAAAACGCTCTCTCGACCGAGTCGTGTCTCAAATGTCCACCGCTGCACAACATAGCATGTACTAAAAGCATGATTGGAGTAGTGTTTTTCATTCATGGTAAAAAAAAGGTGCTGAGCCTGTCACCAGAGATGGGTTTGGCTGCAGCACTGCCGCCGCTAGCGCACTAGCTGGCTAACTACATGCTAGTGCAGGATCCTTGTAGTCAGCCAGCTTCCTTGATGACAAGCTAACCTGCTGGAGCTTGCCAGTTTCTGATGAGCGAATGTGCATGCATGACATTTAATGTGCTGGATTTATTATGACCATacattttaaagacaaaaatgtttttaaaatgccGTTTGCAGCCTGGTTCATTGGTAACAACACAGGCAGATTCATGCTGGTGTATTTGGTTGTGTTCCTTTACCGAGTCTGTTTATTGCGTTTACAGGAGTCAATCCCGGTATGGGGGACATG
Encoded proteins:
- the LOC142368313 gene encoding 26S proteasome non-ATPase regulatory subunit 4-like — encoded protein: MGLESTMVCVDNSEYMRNGDFLPTRLQAQQDAVNIVCHSKTRSNPENNVGLITMANNCEVLTTLTPDTGRILSKLHAVQPTGKMCFCTGIRVAHLALKHRQGKNHKIRIIAFVGSPVEDSEKDLVKMAKRLKKEKVNVDIINFGEEEVNTEKLTAFINTLNGKEGTGSHLVTVPPGPSLADALLSSPILAGEGGSMMGLGASDFEFGVDPSADPELALALRVSMEEQRQRQEEEARRAAVASAAEAGVPTPSADESEEALLKMSVSQPESGAAVLPDFSSMTEEEQIAYAMQMSLAGGEYGEMDTGAPMDTAESAKEEDDYDVMQDPEFLQSVLENLPGVDPNNEAIRNAMGSLASQTGNKPDGKKDEEKKK